One genomic window of Corvus moneduloides isolate bCorMon1 chromosome 14, bCorMon1.pri, whole genome shotgun sequence includes the following:
- the DLG3 gene encoding disks large homolog 3 isoform X12, with the protein MMNSSMSSGSGSLRTSEKRSLYVRALFDYDRTRDSCLPSQGLSFSYGDILHVINASDDEWWQARLVTPHGESEQIGVIPSKKRVEKKERARLKTVKFHARTGMIESNRSIKTKRKKSFRLSRKFPFYKSKENLAQESSGQEQGVTSNTSDSESSSKGQEDTILSYEPVTRQEIHYARPVIILGPTKDRINDDLISEFPHKFGSCVPHTTRPRRENEVDGQDYHFVVSREQMEKDIQDNKFIEAGQFNDNLYGTSIQSVRAVAERGKHCILDVSGNAIKRLRQAQLYPIAIFIKPKSIEALMEMNRRQTYEQANKVFDKAMKLEQEFGEYFTAIVQGDSLEEIYSKIKQIIEDQSGHYIWVPSPEKL; encoded by the exons AGCCCTGTTTGACTATGACCGGACCCGGGACAGTTGCTTGCCCAGCCAGGGACTCAGCTTCTCCTATGGGGATATCCTGCATGTCATCAATGCCTCCGATGACGAGTGGTGGCAAGCCAGGCTCGTCACACCCCACGGCGAGAGCGAGCAGATCGGGGTCATCCCCAGCAAGAAGAG GgtggaaaagaaggagagagcACGGTTGAAAACAGTGAAGTTCCACGCCAGGACTGGCATGATTGAGTCTAACAGG TCGATCAAAACGAAACGTAAAAAGAGTTTTCGCCTCTCTCGAAAGTTTCCATTTTACAAGAGCAAAGAGAACCTGGCCCAGGAGAGCAGCGGACAGGAAC AGGGCGTGACATCAAACACCAGTGACAGCGAGAGCAGTTCCA AAGGACAAGAGGACACCATCCTGTCGTACGAGCCAGTGACGCGGCAAGAAA TTCACTATGCGAGGCCAGTGATCATCCTGGGGCCGACAAAGGACCGAATTAATGACGACCTCATCTCTGAGTTCCCACACAAGTTTGGTTCCTGCGTGCCCC ACACCACCAGGCCTCGGCGCGAGAACGAGGTGGACGGACAGGACTACCACTTTGTCGTATCCCGGGAGCAGATGGAGAAGGACATCCAGGACAACAAGTTCATAGAGGCTGGGCAGTTCAATGACAATCTCTATGGGACCAGCATTCAGTCAGTGCGAGCGGTGGCAGAGAGG GGGAAGCACTGCATCCTGGATGTGTCTGGCAATGCTATCAAGAGGTTGCGACAAGCACAACTTTATCCCATTGCCATTTTCATCAAACCAAAATCCATTGAAGCCCTCAT GGAGATGAACCGGAGACAGACGTATGAACAGGCCAACAAGGTCTTTGACAAAGCCATGAAACTTGAGCAAGAGTTTGGAGAATATTTTACAG CCATCGTACAAGGAGACTCTCTTGAAGAAATTTACAGCAAAATCAAACAGATCATTGAGGATCAGTCCGGGCACTACATCTGGGTCCCGTCCCCAGAGAAACTCTGA